AATGTTGAGATGACAATAATCTTCATCTGCAAAAAAGTGTCAAATTAAAAGGTACTGGAAAACTAAAGTGAACATTTGTACACAATTCCATCGATGGGATACAGTAGTGGGCACGGCTTTTTTGGAGAGAGAAACTCAAGGAACATAAGATTGTAGTATTATAAAGGATAAGAAGGATCAAGCGCTCAGCGTTGGGTGACCATTTTCAAATACGTCAATGCGCTGGACctcaatgaatgaaaaatcgtAGAGGTTCATGAACGCTTGCGTGCCTGTGCGCTTAGGtgagtctgctaccaatttatttgGACCTTTGAGggatgaaaagtttggttgATGTTTGGTGGTATATAAATTATaagggccagtcttgttgGATGCAAGACTGGGGAGCCGAGAGGAGAAAACGAGTGTCTGACTGCAGTGACGCAGCGACACTTAAATGCTGACAGCTACTGCGCGGAATGCCAAAGTTGTCATGAGAAGAGTTCAGAGCTGCGACAATGATTACATCTAAGATTTCTTAGAGATTTCAATGGAATGACAAACTATCGAAAGTTGTTGATAGACGAGTTCTTCGAGAACTTTTGATCCTCTGGTTCCTCTACCTATCATTTCGAGAAATGATGAAGTGTTTTCGTGACTTACATAGCACGCCTGCACATATGTATCTTTTTGAATGTAGACgcaattttagtttttgttctcGTCCTACATATGCAACTAATAACGGAGCCTTCATAAGTAAAATGAGAGTTGTTGTTTATACGAAACTGGAGGGGAATTCTCAGAGTGCTACTTTTTGCTATGGCAAGTACAACAGATGAAAATTTGCCTCAACGATTTTCAGTGAAACCACTTTCTTTTAAGTGTCAGTTCTAATCGtctaagggaaaaaaggaactggTTCTTTTTCTGGCTTTGAACAAAACTGCAAGGACACCAGTGGAAAGAAAATGGCGCTTCTCACGAGACGCCACACGAGCAGTAGGAAAAATGTCCTGGAAGTGCGAAACTTTCCAGTGTGAAGTGGCTTTCAAAGGTCAATTGAATGTGGAACCCCTTTTATAGTTGTAATACCGTATGAAACTATGGGCGTGCTTATAACAGTCGTCTCAAAAAGAGGACAGTAATAAATTCATCTTCCAACATGAGTATTTCACACTTACAGACCAAATACCcctaacaaataaatagctgATTAGTGTAAGAGCATTGTAAATAACTTCTACTAGGTCAAAAACTTAGTTATTTGCATGTGTAATCACGGCTATTCCTAGCTTTCTTGCGGTACTTATTACCTGAAAACACTTTCGAAACCTACTTTGtcggaagagaaaagaagtaaagCTGCATTGCGTATTTAACATTGCCGAAAGCGAATCGAATCGAGTAACGAATCTTCAGCTAAATGAAGTCAATGGGTCACGATTTAACTTTGTTCTAATCGTAGTTTCAAGGAGAGTAAGAATGACTGCTGTTCTTAAACTGCTTCCTTTGACTAGAAAATCCTATAACAAATATTCTTTAGTacttttaaataatattatatttcttcCATAGGCTCTATAAATAAGGCAGTTCTTCTAGTTCTAATTCTTTAACATATGAGGTTGGTGATGGATTCGTTGCTTTGATGTTTCGAAGAATTCCGATTCTTCAACCTTAGTTTGCTTAGTCGAAGGCCgatatgaatttttaaattctttccgGGCTCCTGGGcagaaaaagtttttgattCTCTTTCAATCTGTAGCTGTGATGTAGCCAACCAACAAGCATAACCTGAAATTGATCGGAGATTTGGGTGAGCAGTAAGGGTAACATCGACAcaaaaacattattatttgCTACTACAGATTGATTTCTCCTCTCCGATGCAGTAGTGTATCTTCTACTCCTTGAAACCCAGGGAAAACGAGATGGTGAAGCAGTAAGCAAATAGTAGTGCAGATTAAACTACGGTATACTGAACACTACTCCACCgatctatagtagggtcaacgctggaagcacggtgcagttgcgtaagtgtctgcgctcgaaacggcgtgatggagcatagcggttaagATCGTGGTAGAGTCCTTGCTGGGACcacctatcgctgcagttcgcagtggtcccacatcgatttcAACTGCTGAgtcaaccgcgccgcttcgagcgccgcttacgcaattgcaccgtgcttcatgtcgttttgacccgactatacttcatAAGAAGCACGATATTATCGTGAACTTCTCTATTATTCGCCATTGCGTTTCTCCTTTTCGTTCGTCTTTCGAAactaatggtttttttctgtttcttagGAGCGGGTGATCTCTATGCTCACGACTGTGGCCGGAGTGGGAAGGGTAGGTGTGGTGGTGGGCACGAGCGTCTTGGATACGACTCCCCTCCCTCCCTCACTTCCTCCCTCTCTCGTTTCTcttctcctcttcctcctctttcAACGTTCCTGCAACAGTTCTAGGTTGCTGCCAATTCAATATGTATAttcaaatgtgaaatttggtagctgacagaataaaaaaacaccaagtagtagaagaaacaaatttcttttttcatttttgttctattctattttcatttttcttaagatgaaattctacttttgttccaaaatctatgaaatattttcaaatactgACTAAAAGACAAaatacgacgaaaaaaaagaggagtcaGATGCATACGTTGAATTACAGAggaaagtcaaaaaaaaaaacacacgagaaaatcaacattttgttacTACAATGTGACAATGGGACGACGACGTAGGTTCGACACACCGCTGAGTCAAAACTTTGTaaaagagttagaaaattgaaatcacTTCTTGCTTAGTTtgcagcagtttaaaagtggattttatGGAATTCAATGagcaaaaaagctcagattctgtgtaCACTGTCTGAGAGATcgcgaatagaaaaaattcaggtagtttttcagagaagaggGTTTGCCCTAAAAACAatcatatcgctgttttttttccatctgctaccttttttggaattttgatgggacacaATATACAATGTCCCGactatttttggatttgtcccatctaaattttaaGAGAATCAGGCGGTTCgggaaggagaaattttgctcaTAAGGGTTTCCTTAGTCCCCTTATTCGATTACATGAGTGTTCTTGAAACACCGTCTAATGTTtccgaaatggaaaaatatgccaaaatcccaatttttgctcgCGCGTCGAAAAGTGTGATCTTGAATAAAACTCAACAACTCAGAGTAACTTGGAGTGAAGCAAATCATCTtccaagggttttttttttgaggattttctcaATCGGATGGTACACCACTTGACTTCCAAGGCCTCGCAAATTATCGAACCGAACCGAATCAATTTACCGAACCCGAAAaaatgaagggcttggtttgcacaagggcggtttcgaatcctcgatcgtgtggctacaacggacgtCAAACccactgcgccacacccaccctgtaatattttatatattatgtaATTACCTAGTactatttaatattttgttctaGTTATCATGCTATCCTTCACTCAGTACAGCCCACCGTACTCCCCCTTGCGACCCCATTCCCTTGCAATCCCCTACCTTTAGGAGCCCTGATTGGAAAATCCTATCACACACCTGGCCGTCGGTGCCGGCCGTTGGTGAGTctgtaggaaagaaaaagactttGTCGTGAGAAAATCAAGTAATCAACACTTCTCTCCTGATGCTTACATTATTTTATGTGAACAGAACAAATTCTTCGAGTTCGTCAACGAACTACTACTTATGAAAGTGGAACAGTCAGAATATGTCACGGCattaatttaaattcattATTCTTCCTCGGACACGCAAAATAtcgtcgtagattgtgagaaTTTTGATACTTATCTCATCTGTTACATACATGCAAGAACTTATACGGCTGGCTGCTTCAGATTCCTCCCAAATACAATTTATCACGACTGTTCCAGTGCACGCAGCatgttttcgaagaaatagTGCTGCACACCGtctacactttttttgataaaGCGGGTGCAGTTCTGGTGTTAACTTTGCTGTTTGGGCGCGTCTAGGATTTTGGTTTGTAGGGCATGAGTTTCTCTTCAACGTCTAGGTGTAATTGCAACACGAATACCGTTTTTCTTAAGTCATACCTATAGTGGACTCCCTAAATCAGTCTTAGAAGTGCGCTAGCCATGAACAGTTATATGAAAGTGCCACAGCAATTCAATTCCTAAGCACTCGAGTTCTTGAGATGCTCTGACATCAGAGGAAACTATCAGACGAGGGAAAAAGGAATGTCCTCATTATTAGGACTATGAAGAGTTCTAGTCGTGCATAATCACACAAAAAATGGGGGAAATATTAAATCCCTACAGGTTAAAATCTTACAGCCTGTCTTATAGTCATAGTAGGTTCAAAAGGACATTAACCAGGCTGCAGTTGCATAGgcgtctgcgctcgaagcgaagaGGTGGAGCGTaggtagcggttaggatcgaggacCCTTGGTAGTTGAATCATAATTTTTGCTGGTAGCTTCTACACCAAAGTTATTATCAAATAATTCAATTATAATCAATCAAATTTGATTAAAGATTTGAATTTTGTTCCCGATAATCCCGGAAAACTTCATTcgcttctttctcatttttatggaTAAGACAAATATTCATTTCCTGTGGTAAGTTGTGGTTGGAGTTTGTTGTTGAAGTTCAGTAATGGAGCGAAATTTGATCACGTATAAGTGAACGTAAAGGATAATATGATATGATTCAAATGTCGTTTTAGACTAGCTTACCACCGCCAGTGCTCATGAAGCAAACTCATTGCCAGTGATAGCTCAAAGCAGGCCTGAGAACCTCAAGTCGTTCACGACAACGAAAAACATTCTGCACCGCCTGCAAACACACTGCCTGCAGGGAGAAATACTAGATCATGCACGGAagtttcctgttttttctttacatctaGCTCTTGTACCTACAGCACCGCAATTTCCATCCACTTGTAAATCACTGGAGGCACATAATTGCAGTGGAGATACGTAGTTGGCTAGATCCGTTCTTATGGGCGGAGTCAATGGAGGATCCTACTGTAGACTCGTCCTCATTTTCTAGACCTTACTAAAACTATAAGGATGTTCCTGGGTTCTGTTCGCAAAGATGTTCGCAAAGATTCTACGCCACATTAATTGTAGTGATAAGCGAAGGTCATTGGTCTGGCATATTGTATCACTGCTGATCAGGATACTCCTGTGTGTATGTGAGATATACAACCTTCTAAAATCAGAAGTACTTCACAGAacacttcatttttgaaataaccGGCTATAATGTTTATGAAGGTGTGAGAATTTATATCATCAGTAGTGAgaagttgtagaaaaaattaaggcaGCTCATATCAAGGAAATGAGTATGTACAACATGTGAATGAAAGACAAAATAATACGAAAGCTAGAACTTGGAAGCTCTGTAGGAGTCAGGACGACGATCCCCTGGTGTGGCAGAAGATGAATAATAACGGTCTTCAGCAGTATAGATGACATTCCCGCCGCCTGAGTAGTCGCGGCTACGAGATGGGAGAGGCGATTCTTGGACGTGGATAGGATGAGAAACCACATTTCCGTTAAGAGGTGGAGACGCTAAACTGAAGTTAAAGTGAATACAAGGTTAGTCCAAGTTAATCACTCGTCAAAGCACACCTTGATTGCTGTGGCGCATGCTGGTTGCTGCTCGTTGACGACGACGCTGACGAATTCCAAACCATCCGAGGAACCAGATGCCGGCGATGCATACGCATGGAAGGCAGCAACACAATAGCAGTAGTGACACACCCAATATGATACCGAGTATACGGCCTGCGTACCAGAAATCTCCATCACTGAAGAGCTCAGGAAAATCGTCGAGAAACTTCCGTAAAAACTTGTTACTCCTTCAATACTATACTTAGAAGCCTTGTAAACCCAAACTTAGAGAAGGGTGGGCAACTTTTGTACGATAAATTTTGGGAGTAGGTCAAACATGGAAAATATAActttatagttgggtcaaaccGCATAAAACACGGACAACACGGACGGTTGcgttagcggctgcgctcgaagcggcgcggtgaagcgtagcggttgggatcgtgggAGGATCCCCGCTACCGCTACCTACTCTGCAGTTTGCCACagtcccatctcgatttcaaccgcttttctagggcagccgcttacgcaactgtcagCGCTTCATTTCGCTTTGATCCGAccatggaaaaagaaagaatgtgcGTTTTAGTGATGTTGTATAGGAATCATGAGATGTCAAATCAttctatataataacgcgcttagtccgcgTGTCtatgtgtgggtgtgtgtgcaTTTGTCCGTGTGTTACCAAAATACTCCACAATGATGCAAAATCTGCACCGTTGAGGTACCGAACCAtagccatgcacctgataggcgaggaCTCTGCCTTTTATCCATTGTCCAAAGCTATGTAGTCATCTATATTGGGTTTGATAAGGAAAGTTAGTTTcgctcatatgttagtgagggtaaataaactttcatgtgaatgtatacttccgaATTTGCAAACTGTCATGCTGTGTAATAACGggtttattctgtcacgtgcgtgcgtctgtgtatgcgtgtgcgtcagtcaagaaattccaaaaaaagaggggAACGGACACTATGGCGTCACTTTGGTGCACTAGAACCTCAACGCGGTAAAgtttgggtgagacgggtcgcACGGGGTCGAATTCGTgtcccggagccagatagctgtaaaatggggtgcgacgggtccacggggtcggaatggtgcgccggtgccagaaagttatagagtggggagagacgggttctactccactgcgtcggattggtgcgcgggagccccaacgcagtggaatgggtttctgtggttcacatatctatttcccagcatgtctccctaacgctgctaacattcttttttcaaaaggaggaaacacacgtgcgagcggctgcttaaatacaatacatagtagccaacggTTTACGtaatctgacgtagaacgttatttttatcactacgatagtgatattcatgTCTTCATGTTAACATATCGTTCTTTGCTAGTagttgagaaggaaaaaaacccatACTTTCAATAacgtttccaaattgtggaggtttgaaaggaacatagatgtaaaatcaagtttgattgttttccaaatatagaactgatgcgtctagggaaaaaccataaaatctttcatctatgcttaaagtTTCGagtaaaaaaatcgaagaaaacgttgacagaaaaaaacaattttaattttacaaaagtgtcgctactgttattttttattgattggtgaaggcaagcgaagcgaacaccaaaaaaggcCTGAattccggctaaagccggacttcaggctggTATGTTCATATTTGTCTTCACTCTTATGTGAGCTAAGATAACACTCTGCTGTTCTGATTCTAATTGTTGTGAAAAATCCAACGTACACGCCGTATCCGTAGTCGTAGCCGTAGTAACTCCGCTTTACTCTGCTCACTCCTTCTGCCGCCACTGATGCCACCGTTACAGCCGTAAACATCAACAGCAACAAAGATCTCATCCTAAATATAACTTACAACCCTTTATAATAAGATAGTAGTTCAGAAAGGTATTCGAACCAACTGTGGAGGAGCGACAGGGTGGTCATAAAAAGGGTGAGGCAAACACTCATGACATCGATTTGTTACGCTTGAAAAGGTACGAGTGTGAACCGGGCAAACAAGCCGTTAGTCAGAAGGTGAataaggaaaagaggaagttCGACGCATGGTTAGCTCATAATTTGTAGAAGGCATTGCAAAGACGGCAGTACGTGATGCAAGAACTTTGTTGGAACCATGTAAGTTGCAGATTACTGAGAATGAAAAGGatgtttatttaattactcAGAAGTCGGGGATTGTCGCCGCATTATTCTATGAGCAGTCGATTGCTGCTAACCAAAAACGTCATTCGTATCCCGACCAGGTGTGTTAGCTCGATACATACTGCTAATTCTTGGTGAGGGTGGGTCATTATCCtcaaaatgctaaaaattccCCAAAAATGCGCGAAGCAGCAATAATTGATAATTTAGCTGATGGGTCGATTTCCCTGCAGGTTACTCTGGATGCTAGTGCACCTGTAACAGAAGGTAAAGCGTAGATCTgaaagattttttaattttaattgggGAATAATCCACCATCTCGATTTCATTGGTGGATTTTTGAGACGAAGTCCAAAGAAGAACTATGTGCTTAAGCACTGTTTCGATTAGTAATGTTTCATCAGTGTGCCACAGTGCTTGTTTTTTCCAcgatttttggaaaagatgGCTAAAAACGAAACTCGATAGTCTTTTGAACAAATCTTTTGGATTTCTAAACTGCCACATTCAAGTTTTGCAAGTACAAGTCAGCGTAAGAAGGATCAGGATAAGAAAGGTTAATGATGTTACTGGGTGAAGAAGATCTTTCGTCTGGATGTTGTCAGTTgcatttcttctaaaaagttCCTTtgtcgacaaaaaaaacacctgtAAAAAAACCTGCGAAGAAATAACTACAAATCTGCGTAGTGCCAAGAAATTGTCGATGTTGGTGAGGATTGGAGAAGCTAATAATCAGAACATCTAGAACTGCATGTGAACCTGGTAGGAAGGCAGACGAAGGCGAATTGTGTTGGGATAGCAAAAAAGACGAAGGTGCGGTTCGAAGGTATTTTATGGCAGTAAACATGCCTCTGGAACGAAAAACGATGACTCAACCATGCAGAAGAATGTGAGAATGATGAGCAGCAGCACCTTTTGTGTCTGATCTCCTGTGACTTGTAAAGGGAATTCTCCTTTGTTGAAAAAGAAGCAGAGAGAAGTAGGAAGCAACGCGAACCTCCACTTTCCCGCCAAATTTGGCGGGGTTTCGCTCGTTGTCGCCACCTCCTCATACTCTCCCTACCAAAACACATCCAGAAATATCCTTAGCACATATTATTCGTCTGCCCTTTAGTAGCCTCTGCCTTATTCGTCAAGGGTCTGCCCTTTAGTAGCATCGCATAGAAAAAGCAGACCATCTAAAGCACTTCGTAAGGTACCGTTTCATGAGTGTGCCAGCAATTAGCATGGGATAGAACGAGTCTATATTGGGCAATCCCGAAAACTGCTGATCTCCTGCAGGAGGGATTAGTGCATCTTATGAACTGCTCACTAGATGTTGACCGTTACACGTGCTCAAAATACACCACGTATCAGGATGgcattttctacaattttccaTTCTGGAGCACTTTCGATGGTCCGAGCGCGCTCCTGACCAATCAAGTCCTCCATTTGTCCGAGTGAATAAACAGGTGCTAACcttgttcgaaaaaagaacactggCCAGATGTATCGGTTGGCATTTGCAGGTTACAGTACAGCCCGCATACGCattcataaatctcaaacgattctggattgaagttgAAAGCTTGATTGATTGATAAGCTGCGAAGAGAATCACTAGCACTACCAGCTTAGCACTTTTTAAAATCAGGCTACAGCTAATGATGCTCTACTGGTGCGGAAGAATGCCTCTACCGCACGACGTTACATTTCTTCTGAGCAGAGGTTCACCAACCGAATCTATGAGCACAGCGGAGATCTCAAATAGCCTCTCGAATTTGATTCGTAACTCTATTTTCACCATTATGGAGTACAGTATCAGTTTAGCTAGGAAATTTTTCCCTTCCGACGTCAAATAGACTTGTGAGCGGGTTTGGTGTTGTGAACTGGTCTCAATCTAAAGGCTAACTATGTTCGATTTACAAGGAATGAGTTTGGTGTCAGTTTTCACGTATGCGGGTCTTGGATTTGGTTGTTACCTCAGCAATCTTCTTATTTGAGGATCTGCAGAAATGAGGTATACCCTTCTTATGGACctggtaataaaaaaaaacgctatttTTCTGCCGTCTCGTCGATTCGTTCGCGCTATAAACCTTCCAGGACGAAGAATTTGGCCTATCCAAAAGAAATATAGCATCAATtgaatgatgattttttttaccatgGTTACAATGTGTTTTTAAGAAGGAAATCACGAAGACATATGCgagaatttctagaaaagcTCCGCTATTTGAtgcgtttttttgttttgctcaatcaaacgaatgaaaagactgactataataataattgaatgcTTGTTTTCAAATCTTCCAGAAGATATCGACAAATGGTAAAGGCAGGGTATATAAGATTTCCAGTTACTAAACAGAAAATTCATATCCATTTTCTGCCTCGAATTCGTTGtgcgtgttttcttttttttcagatcgtGCACTAACTTCCCTGTaactttcctcttcttttcggTCTACTGTATCTAAGGAATTTTGTCCCCATCTGCGAGGGAGTACATGTGAAAGGCAAAAGTtgagcaaaagaaaattctcttttcattgtatatttctattttctacagcttAGGCGGACAATGACCACTAGGGAATTCAATCCTCAGCCCCCTCGAACTTGTACGAGTCATGAGCATGTCTTGGAAATCACATCCGGATCCGTCCACCCGCttatgagtttttttaaacCGTGCACCTGTTGATTAGATGTCCCTAGAAGAGTCGGTCTATTAGTTCTTACAGATGCTGAAGAGCCCACAAAGTTCTGCTGAAGAGCAACGTAGGCCGGAGGAGAGGGAAAACATCATTCAGGATTATGGGGGTTGGTTAATGGTCCCTGGTGAAGCGCAAAGAGTTGTCTTTCTGTTACTCGCGTGGAACACCGCTAATATGAACTTCTCTAAGCTGTTTGGGTGTTTCAAAATCCTCTTCATGCAGAAACATAACCTATGGGATTTTTCAGACTTCcttctcaaatttcaaacaaaatatttacactcacattaattttgtttcaaaaggGGGAGCGGAAATATGTATATTCATGCATTTCTATGTTTGAACATTATAAGTGACCTTCTAATTAGTTCATGCTACTTCTCATAGCTTGATCACAAAAATTTGCATAACTCAGTTATCTATTTCCATTGTGATTTATTTTAAGAGCAAGAGGACGATTCCACTACTATGAGTGCGCCAACGTTCCAGACCccttttttctgtagaatttcttcCAACCCTCTCTTTTTGATCAGGATGATCAGCAACGCTGAAAGACGATAAGAGTAGAGGAAATGCAAAGAACATCATGCAAGCTTGTGAAGAATTCAGAAACTCAGGCAAaggattgttttcttttgttatagaatttcttttacctatgaaaattttctagttATTAGGTGAGATAAACCAGAGCAGAGGAAACCAAGGGGAGTATAGGTGCaatgagaagaagaacaatCAAATTGAGCTAGATAGGTTGCAGAGGAGTAGCAGAAAATGGCTTTTTGCCGAGCCCGATGCCAGACAAAGGAGTCTGCCCAGTACGGCCAGCTCTCCGTGAAAGGGAACGGTCCGGTTGGCGGCGTCGAGTTTTCATTTCGAGAGCACTTGACGATGGTGAGCAACAATTGCTCAGCACAGAAAACTTCCATACCGGATCTGTGTGAGggaaatttgaatatttgacGACTACGGTAGCTTCTCAGTTGCATTTGCACAAAAACGTCATATAAAAACTGTTACAGTTACACATTGGAGCGCCTGCAGAGTTTAGAGCGCATCGAATGTTCCGAATTCAGGAAATATCAGAATTTTGCcgtctaaaggcatcaccccacgcatctgaggtggtacggatttcaggtggagtattcgtatacggcatagtagattctagagagaagggtggtttcgtccatttctttctatttgccgtaaaaaaaacgacccggaagatgcggtcggcacgtgcacaaggctagcgcgctccaatcgaactcgttgtagaaaatagcgctttggaacgctcgaaaccgtatcttccggtccgtttttttccataatctacgattccatatacgaatactccacctgaaatccgtataacctcagattcttggggtgatgcctttacgcTTCAGCAATCATGTGACTGCTTCGGAAAAATGTGCGCTGGACTAACACCTTTTCTCTCTTCGAGGGCTTCATCTCTCTACTCAAGCACTCTCCTCTCAAATTGCCCACCTTGTTTCCGCATTTTACGTTCTCCTGGTTTCGTTTCCCAGCTGTACTCGTTCGGTGATAAACAATTTTTGGCTCTTTGCTTCCACAGTGTGAGTTTTTCTACGAATTACACTGCATTTCCTTTGCATTTTCTTTACTGGATGTTATGAATATGATTTAAAGCGGTGAAGAGTTCTTGAACTGGAAGAAATAGAATGCTAATTTCAAGATTAGAAATTGGGTTGTTGCTAATATCAGTTGTAGCATATGAACTGCAATGTGTGCAGTGACTTCAGCGTTGTATGTTCGATGGTGGTATTAGAGATAGCGATCATTATTTTACGGATGGTTGAAAGGAATTGCTTCAGATTCTGCGAGAGAAATCAACGTATTCATCTTGTCGATCACCTCTGTTTCGGTCCCACAGACAGACAGATTCTCCCTTGAGAGCCCGTTTGACAACTTACCTTTCCTTTTTAAATTAGCTGCaactcaagaaaaatttcatcagctctttttttgatttttccctcccgttttttcatttcgtctCCAACGTTTTATTGGTaaactttagtttttttttgggagagggggggggggggtttatTCTC
The Necator americanus strain Aroian chromosome I, whole genome shotgun sequence genome window above contains:
- a CDS encoding hypothetical protein (NECATOR_CHRI.G2081.T1); translation: MRSLLLLMFTAVTVASVAAEGVSRVKRSYYGYDYGYGVDGDFWYAGRILGIILGVSLLLLCCCLPCVCIAGIWFLGWFGIRQRRRQRAATSMRHSNQASPPLNGNVVSHPIHVQESPLPSRSRDYSGGGNVIYTAEDRYYSSSATPGDRRPDSYRASKF
- a CDS encoding hypothetical protein (NECATOR_CHRI.G2081.T2), with translation MRSLLLLMFTAVTVASVAAEGVSRVKRSYYGYDYGYGVDGDFWYAGRILGIILASSSTSSNQHAPQQSSLASPPLNGNVVSHPIHVQESPLPSRSRDYSGGGNVIYTAEDRYYSSSATPGDRRPDSYRASKF